In Aedes albopictus strain Foshan chromosome 3, AalbF5, whole genome shotgun sequence, the genomic window AAATCTTTCAATTGTTTGATTTTGTTCTATCTGCATAGCGATGCACTGTTGAACTGAATCATTGACTTTTACAACTCGTATTTCTTCAGTTAAATGGCATGCATACAAATTATCATATATCTTTTTAGTTTTTGCACGCTGTCCTACAATGTAAATCAAGTTATTTTTATCGCACAATATGTGAGTTATGCAGTAAAATGATCCATTTTTCTCAATCCATGAATCATCATAGTTGCTACCTTTACAAATGTCTCGTGTACACAAAATTAAGCCATTCTTGTGACACCTGCTATGTACGCTAAAAATTCTTTCATCTACATCGTCATCATAAACAACTGAATCGCATGGAACAAATACAGTTTTAGAGTCAAACTGTAATGGAGTGTGTTCTTTTGTCCATACCGTTTTCACCCAGTTTTGGATAGGCGAAGCTGAAGGAAGTTCTGTGTAGTGGCACATTTTGTTGATGCAATATTTCTTCTCAATTTGCAAAATAGGTTTCTTGTTGCTTGTTCGATAAGCCAGTAACATAGCATTACCTGAAAAAAAGAAGTATTGAAATAATATTAGAAAAACCATTGGTGACGGTTACTATGGGCCGTCcacaaaccacgtagacttttaatGAAGATTAAGGCGGTTCTATTCAAAGTCTACGCTGCATACACTTTTCGAAATGTGTGTATGGATAAAAGCCAACGAGGGGAGAGTCTGAGACGGTCAGAATTTGGATTATGTGGTATATGAACGGTCCCTTAtatgaaaatcaaattttataactaCCTGATTCGTAGGGAAAGAGAGAGAAATTATACAATGCTCCGAAATTTCTAACTGCTTGTATGAGATGTCTTACTAAATGAACATTGTACGTCATACTCTCTCTTCCATACAGTGTTTGAAATTTGGTTTCAAACTGCTTTAACTGTTTATCACAGCCATTGATAGTCGATTCGTTCAGCTTTGGGCTTAGGAGCTTGAAAATTGACGAAGAAAGAAGCATAATGTGATCCAAATAAACTTGTGGTAATATCCCTTTGAGAGCTGGGTAGATATAGTGCAACAATATGGCTTCCCATTCGTTGGCCTTGTACTTTTTGAACTCTTTCAGCTGACGAGGATACCTCGCGAAGGACGATGGTGGTCGAAAGGACAATAATCTTTTTTCAACTTCTTGCAACGAGTTCCCGATGTAGAAAGGTTGTTTGTGAAACTCGCTCTCCGTCCACATGGTCCACACCTGTTTCATTACTCCTAGTAGAACTGCATGCATATAGTCAGGAGGGAATGATGATATCACATCGAACGCACGCAGTGATGCAAAAACTGTTTTCCCCAGAACTCCAAATTTTTCATTtccatccctgcacatttcgtcCATTTGTTTCCTTGTAGTGTTGTTCTGTCGTGCCGCCACTTGTTTTCTGATCGGATAACACCTGGAGGTACCCGATTCCTTCAAGTCCCCCGGATGAAGGCAGTACGTGCATCCATAATTCCCGTTGAACTGCTTCAGGTTTTGTACCTTGCATCTTGCGACGGAATCTAGGTTCACTTGCAACAGCATGATTGAGTACACAGAACCGTTTATATTAATTCCTGTTTTCTCTAAATGGATCAACTCTAAGCAAAGGTATTTAAACAACAAGTTTGTATTTGGCTCGCCTTTTGACAACCAGAGGGCGTTAACGATCAGATTATGCTTCGAGAACCGGTCCACTGGAGGAAGATTATTTAGGGTCAGAAACACGGGGTACAGAGGTTTTT contains:
- the LOC134292137 gene encoding uncharacterized protein LOC134292137 yields the protein MSSRCRRQYFLAEENYGNKYVKKPKRVKIGLQQNPLNVLYSEESDDHELPNNADEDGSDKQSPCSLPKPLESLASKLHPEDFDSPGKPTGEGGTMERTVRQYYDMGESESEDDISNCTSGTLNDLFSSVIANKQFKCMSDLKYSEVLFMVMNFYIRHGLTQSALEDLLKLLNVITGVKTFPETFSSFLAQVRMNPYNSYRVYFCTNCHLDYGKDEPKVNVKCPVCDSNEKDFFLVIPIEQQIREMVTQFNDKIVKYAQTIEKDKLADINRGQYAKEKLAGETRTVLTLSANTDGAAAYKSTTQKPLYPVFLTLNNLPPVDRFSKHNLIVNALWLSKGEPNTNLLFKYLCLELIHLEKTGININGSVYSIMLLQVNLDSVARCKVQNLKQFNGNYGCTYCLHPGDLKESGTSRCYPIRKQVAARQNNTTRKQMDEMCRDGNEKFGVLGKTVFASLRAFDVISSFPPDYMHAVLLGVMKQVWTMWTESEFHKQPFYIGNSLQEVEKRLLSFRPPSSFARYPRQLKEFKKYKANEWEAILLHYIYPALKGILPQVYLDHIMLLSSSIFKLLSPKLNESTINGCDKQLKQFETKFQTLYGRESMTYNVHLVRHLIQAVRNFGALYNFSLFPYESGSYKI